In the genome of Nicoliella spurrieriana, the window AAACGAAATAATCCCAATTGTTTGCCCGGCACCAACATGGTTTTTGGAGTAAAGGGCTCCAGCATTATAAGTATCCATGAATTTTTGTGGTGTACCCTGATAGGTGTTAATATCACTGGTTTCTTTCGATAATTTATCGGAAGCCATCCGGCTAGAATTTAAATAGGTATTGTTGTTTAGTCCAAAGATGCCCATTACCTTAGCACTCACTGAATACGGTAGCTGATACTTACGGTTGGCCTTTTGATAGCTATCTCCTGGCACCTTGATATTTTGGAGCTTAATCTTAAACGCCCTTTCGACGTTCTTGGTCTGCCCAGTTAATTTAAGAACCAAATTACCGGAATAGACGCTGGTTTTGATGTGATATTTTTGGAAGTACTTTTTAATCTGCCTAACCGATCGATCAGATTGACCGTATCGTTTGGCGAATTGCTTGGGGGTTAAATACTTCCGATAGTTATCATTTCCGGGGGTAATCGTTTGATTCACGTATTCATCTAGTTGGCCCTTGGCCCGGGGGGTTAAAATCAAATTAATGGTTTGCTGCTTAGTCGCCTTAACTGCCGTCACCTTTTTATTACTGGCAGCACTGGCAGTAGTTGGTTCATTGAGACTAGTCATGCCCACTAGTGAAATTAGGGCGACTAATCCCACCTGAATTACTTCATTAAAGATGCTTGAATGGTTATGTGTGATTTTAATCAATCCTCTCGATCCTCTTCTTTTTGACGCTTTAACTTTTGTTTGGTTTTAATAATAATTATCGTTGTCAACGTTACCTGTAAAAGAATACAAACAATGATCCAAGTCGTAATAATCTGAACTTCACTAATGTTTAGACTCATGGTAATTATAAAAGTAGCAAGAACGACAATTATGATAAATACGGTTAACCAAATATAATCTTTTTTGCTCAACGAACCACCATTTCTGCTTTTTATTATTTGATTATGATAATATCTGTTAAAATACAATTATACTATATATTATTCAGTTTGACTAAACAAGAGAGGGGTAATAAGTTACTATGTTTAAAGATTTTAAAGCATTTATTTCCAGGGGGAGCGTCATCGATATGGCAGTCGGGATCATTATTGGTTCTGCATTTACCGGAATCGTCCAATCCCTTACTAAAAACTTGATCAATCCATTAATTGGGATTTTCTTGGGTAAAATCGACCTATCAGGAATTGTATTCACCGTTGGCAAGGCCCACTTTATGTTAGGAACCTTTTTGAATTCAATCATTAACTTTCTAATCATTGCGTTCGTGGTCTTTATCATTATTAGGGTTTTTAACAA includes:
- the mscL gene encoding large-conductance mechanosensitive channel protein MscL, which translates into the protein MFKDFKAFISRGSVIDMAVGIIIGSAFTGIVQSLTKNLINPLIGIFLGKIDLSGIVFTVGKAHFMLGTFLNSIINFLIIAFVVFIIIRVFNKVTNRNTASKPSTTDQLLTDIKGILEKSQPNDDPANATAADAEDSSSENPSNGSAADKSAAANHGTKK